A segment of the Vibrio aquimaris genome:
TCAAGGCTTTTGGCAACCAACAAGGGTAGAAACTGGGCTGGCGCCATGGGGCGCAATTGGCCATGAGCTTACTACCGACCGCTATTTTCAAGATATTGTTGGGCTAGAAACGCGCCTGCATTATACCCACTTACACCCAGCAACCGAGTTCAGCTTAGAAAAATCCTGTGAGACCTTGGTTGGCAATCTAAATATGCCACTGCCACACACCACAGAAGCCATGCTCGCCTATAGCATGCCGATGATACTGGAAGAGGGTGAAATACTCTCGGCCATACTTCGCCTTGCGCCGTATGAAACCACAGATCGTTTGCTGGCTTTCATTCGCGCCCGTGGTGAGGGGAACCCGCAATCTTACCTTAACGATTATGATTGGGCGGCCGCGAAAAAAGCCGTGAATGAGAGCTTCGACAGCTTGCTGAAAAAGCTTCAATCTAGGTTGGAGTTTTTGCGCGACCAAGCCAGCAAGCTTAAATACGCCTATTTATCCGATGAGCTATTTAACAAGCACATCAACACCATTAAAGCCTATCTAAAAGGTTTACCTGAACTTATTGCAGGCGTATTTGCAAAAATGCAGCTTAGAGTGTCTATGCTGATGAGCAACACCGCCAACGTTAAGGTAATTAAAGCCAGCGATAATGTGTATTCTGCTGAAGCTGGAGTGATTAAGGCAGTGGTTAACACCACGCAAACCATCGACTTGGTCGAGCCCTTTATGAACGAAGTGGCGGGTAAAATTGCCGATGTGCTGCCCATTTACCCAGTGCGTTATGGTTATGCCAACTTCTTTGACACCATTATGCCCGCCCAAGCGCCGCCCACTCTGCCAGAAATGGCCAGCGCTTCAGGCCTTAATGAAACTGGCGGCTATATTTTGCGCCTGTTGCGTGAAGGCTGGATTTACATCAAAGAGGAAGAAGGAAAAGCCGATAATCAGCAGATCCATATCTTCCGCTACGCGCAAACCGAAACCGCCACCGGCGTGATTGAAAAGTTTGAGAAATACTATTTCACCAACGAAGAAAACGCTCAAGACGGCTTAACGCTGGATATCTCATCCGGCGCGACTTTCTATCCATTTGCTTTTGTCACCAATGGCACACAAAAAATCTCGATTGCTTACTCAGAGCACGAATGGGCCGCCGACATCATAGATAAGATGAACAGCGACCAAGAATGGCGCACCAAAGCCATGCAGCAAGTTGACATGATCGCCAGCGATGACTTTAGCGACACTGCCACTCAAGATACGTTAAGTAGTTTGGTGGAAGACTACCGCAGCCATGATGTGAAATGGCTAGCGGATCAAAACAAAGACAAGCCCAGTAAATACGGCTTGGATGTGTTCACCACGGCTAAAAACTACTACCTTGCTGCTGATGAGCTGGTTGAAACCATGCAAAAAAGCCACAGTGAACAAAAAGACGGTACTCTTGTCGCCTTGTTTGATCCTGTCGGGCGGCAGGCGGAAATGTCCTTTGTGCTATCACTGTTGGTTACGACAGAAAAAGCGGCTGATAACACGGATACTTACCCTAGAGTTATCGGTGACATAATTCGTGAGCTAATGAAACCCGATAAAGATCCTGAGATCCAACAAGCAGTGCAAGAAAACATCAATGTTGAGGCAATGACCAGTTTCTATGATGAGAGAGAAGCACTGTTTTCAGACTTTCAGGCGCGAAGAGTTGAAATACTCAAGCTGTTTTCAATGTTCGCGTTTGAAGATTTAGCAGACGGATCATTGGGTGCCCTTGATACTTATTTCGATATGTATTTCTCCGAGGAGTCTACCGATCCGTTTAAAGAAGTTCAGAAGCTCAACCACATTATGTCGAGTGTTATGGATGGTCTTGAGGGCACTAAGGAAGGTCATGATACGGCCATTAATATGATTAACTTGGCTTATGAGCAAGGTGCAAACAATATTTACCTGACTTACGAAGAAAAGCTCAAGCTGATCCTGCTTCAATGCCAAAGTACTGTTGATTGGGCTGAACTGGCTGCGACACTCGCCGATACAACGCATAATCTCCTAAAATTCTTCTGGAGCTGGGTGTCAGCGCTCGCCACCTATGGCTCCGATACGGTGGCTAAGACCGCCTTAAATTTAAAACCAGCGGCCTATTCTGGGCTACTCAACTTTATCCCCGATTTCTTTGAAAAAGGTTTTGGTATTGTTGAGCAAGGTGGCAACGTTAGAATTACTCTGGAGGAACTCGGAAAAATACTCGCCGAGCACATAGATTCCGTAGGGAAAAGTCATTTCAAAATGACTAGAACGCAATCGGTAATGCCGGCAGCCAGCAAATTAATCAAATGGGCTAGTGTAGAAAAAACAACCACGCTCCCTCGGCTAGAGACAGAGGCAGACAATAAAGCTGTTGCGTATTTAAAGCTGCCCAAGTACGGACACCGTTTTGCTAATTTTGACGCAGACACTGCGGCTAATTTGCTGGGTAAAACAGCCGATGGAGCCATCTCTATGCTGTCTTTAAGAGCCAACATCGATATGCTAGTGCAGTTGACTCAATCCAATCAATTTGAACAGGCGGACCCGACTAAAAGTCACGATTGGCTGTCTGCCAGTCAAGATTATGCGTTGGCAGTTGCCGCGTTATCGGCCGCGATTGTTGACCATAGTGCGGTTCAAAGAGCGCAACTGCTATTGGCAAAGAAAGCCCTGAACTCAGAGAAATTCTATCAAGCTGTATACACTGGCTTGTCTGGGCTGCTTGGCGCGATAACAAAAGGAGGCGCACACGCGGCTACTCGAGTAATTGACCATCGATTAGAGCAGCTTTCATTGCTAGTGCAATCTAAGATTATGTCAGGCTTGATTGGGGCGTCGAATTTAGCACTTGTTGCCTCCTCAGCGGTCGATGCTGTAGATGCCTATGAGACGGGAAATACAGGCCTGATGTATGCCAACATCAACTCTATGATAGCTTATTCCATGTTTGCTACAGGGCCCCTTTTGGCGTTGAGAAATATCTCCTCAGCGACTATTAGCTCTGGGTATTTTGCTTTGATAGGTTTCTCCCTTTTGATTGTGGCTGAGTCAATGAAACTAAAGTATGGCAAAACTGATCTGGAAAACTTGCTCTTTCGGTGTTTTTGGGGGAACAGCGATAAATATGCTTTTTGGTATTTTGAATCTGGTGGTAAGTTTGATATTTCAAAACGATTGGAATACAGCTCAAATATCTATGACGACCCAAAATTTATGTTGGCAATGGAAATAGAACAACAAGAGTTTAAGAACTTATTATT
Coding sequences within it:
- a CDS encoding PAAR-like domain-containing protein, producing the protein MPVTINANGLSIVHKGSGGEANATSPDVCLTTVGPAVVPIPYGNNAKSADLVDGTTTVSADGGNSIAIKGSKFAKSTGDADGDQKGISSGTIEDEAEFISASANVFIEGKGVARLSDQMTMNKGNTTCMAGVQNPCVTVDPMLDIPCSVEVCVRYPNGKRVKNALFTLTNEGITPVGGGMLDSTGESYVSGLKPGKIKLMMEESQDAFCLSPVRRTNPHCIEEISDDDFFDKARKRNQGFWQPTRVETGLAPWGAIGHELTTDRYFQDIVGLETRLHYTHLHPATEFSLEKSCETLVGNLNMPLPHTTEAMLAYSMPMILEEGEILSAILRLAPYETTDRLLAFIRARGEGNPQSYLNDYDWAAAKKAVNESFDSLLKKLQSRLEFLRDQASKLKYAYLSDELFNKHINTIKAYLKGLPELIAGVFAKMQLRVSMLMSNTANVKVIKASDNVYSAEAGVIKAVVNTTQTIDLVEPFMNEVAGKIADVLPIYPVRYGYANFFDTIMPAQAPPTLPEMASASGLNETGGYILRLLREGWIYIKEEEGKADNQQIHIFRYAQTETATGVIEKFEKYYFTNEENAQDGLTLDISSGATFYPFAFVTNGTQKISIAYSEHEWAADIIDKMNSDQEWRTKAMQQVDMIASDDFSDTATQDTLSSLVEDYRSHDVKWLADQNKDKPSKYGLDVFTTAKNYYLAADELVETMQKSHSEQKDGTLVALFDPVGRQAEMSFVLSLLVTTEKAADNTDTYPRVIGDIIRELMKPDKDPEIQQAVQENINVEAMTSFYDEREALFSDFQARRVEILKLFSMFAFEDLADGSLGALDTYFDMYFSEESTDPFKEVQKLNHIMSSVMDGLEGTKEGHDTAINMINLAYEQGANNIYLTYEEKLKLILLQCQSTVDWAELAATLADTTHNLLKFFWSWVSALATYGSDTVAKTALNLKPAAYSGLLNFIPDFFEKGFGIVEQGGNVRITLEELGKILAEHIDSVGKSHFKMTRTQSVMPAASKLIKWASVEKTTTLPRLETEADNKAVAYLKLPKYGHRFANFDADTAANLLGKTADGAISMLSLRANIDMLVQLTQSNQFEQADPTKSHDWLSASQDYALAVAALSAAIVDHSAVQRAQLLLAKKALNSEKFYQAVYTGLSGLLGAITKGGAHAATRVIDHRLEQLSLLVQSKIMSGLIGASNLALVASSAVDAVDAYETGNTGLMYANINSMIAYSMFATGPLLALRNISSATISSGYFALIGFSLLIVAESMKLKYGKTDLENLLFRCFWGNSDKYAFWYFESGGKFDISKRLEYSSNIYDDPKFMLAMEIEQQEFKNLLLRPELKVWVEEDLSRTKKVYGYRIALPSYIKGQSNLIGMVCSKKIVDYIQPVNRKWVEDEAATKAFKQALSAAANSEDFFQSEMINGTLYLNFTVEMENKPDEELHLHWYYQQSPDIIVPKRMLTSDGVLEKTYYGMIDDKPSNI